The Puntigrus tetrazona isolate hp1 chromosome 23, ASM1883169v1, whole genome shotgun sequence genome has a segment encoding these proteins:
- the fam43b gene encoding protein FAM43B, which yields MLPWKRSKFVLVENESKSKPKSLGAGLTYHSLLSTLLHSCPDLVPDCPFHWLGSVFHSKRQKVELNKEEPTYNVRYLGSAVTIMAKGEDCTQEAVAKIWTRSNYGEQSAKMKLSIGPHGIRMGVDKGGKKKPTHLYSLNRITYCTADPFRPKIFAWVYRHQVKNKAVVLRCHAVLLAKAEKARALALSLYQNSTSAFTEFKRLKRQSDFRHCQQQLLGEDIVPLMPLRRLLNGQCHYQPPAEKPGSATRLSSITEEEEEDEDGPRVARSPNMTNASTPNPPSPPEKDLGKIVNRLDEVSITSWDEAQMTISTLV from the coding sequence ATGCTGCCCTGGAAAAGGAGCAAGTTTGTGCTGGTGGAGAATGAGTCCAAAAGCAAGCCGAAAAGTCTTGGAGCCGGACTGACTTATCATTCCCTGCTTTCGACTTTGCTCCACTCCTGTCCGGACCTCGTTCCCGACTGCCCGTTTCACTGGCTGGGAAGCGTTTTCCACAGCAAACGCCAGAAAGTGGAGCTCAACAAAGAGGAACCCACTTACAACGTGCGTTACCTGGGTAGCGCGGTGACCATCATGGCCAAGGGCGAAGATTGCACGCAGGAGGCGGTGGCTAAGATCTGGACTCGCAGCAACTACGGCGAACAGAGCGCCAAGATGAAGCTCTCAATCGGGCCGCACGGCATCCGCATGGGGGTGGATAAAGGTGGCAAAAAGAAGCCCACCCACCTCTATTCCCTCAACCGTATTACATACTGCACCGCTGACCCCTTCCGGCCAAAGATCTTTGCGTGGGTTTACAGGCATCAGGTGAAGAATAAAGCGGTGGTACTAAGGTGCCACGCCGTCCTGTTGGCAAAGGCGGAAAAGGCCCGAGCTTTAGCTCTCAGTTTGTACCAAAACTCAACGTCTGCGTTTACGGAGTTCAAGCGACTAAAGCGGCAATCTGACTTCCGCCATTGCCAGCAACAGCTCTTGGGCGAAGACATTGTGCCTCTTATGCCTCTTCGGAGACTGCTGAACGGTCAGTGCCACTATCAGCCACCTGCAGAAAAGCCTGGAAGTGCCACACGGCTGTCCTCGATtactgaggaagaggaggaggatgaggatgggCCGAGGGTTGCCAGATCCCCCAACATGACAAACGCCAGCACTCCCAAtcctccttctcctccagaGAAAGACTTGGGAAAGATCGTAAATAGACTGGATGAGGTTTCGATTACCAGCTGGGATGAAGCACAGATGACTATCAGCACTCTGGTGTGA